A single window of Rhodospirillaceae bacterium DNA harbors:
- a CDS encoding MFS transporter: protein MVANIQQWNPEDKQFWDSQGRAVANRNLWISIPCLLLAFSTWMVWSAVAVNLNSIGFNFTKEQLFTLAAAPGLTGATLRIVYSFVVPIFGGKTWTVFSTATLLIPAIGIGQAVQDPTTSYEIMLMLALFCGFGGGNFSSSMSNISFFFPKKKQGTALGLNAGLGNLGVSVLQFVVPIVIGLSLFGDIGGAPQVITLANGTTKQVWLQNAGYVWVIPIILCTLAALLGMDNLKAAKVPLKDQLVIFKRKHMYITTWLYVMSFGSFIGYAAAFPLLIKTQFAGVNPLQYAFIGPLLGALIRPVGGWLSDKTSGASVTFWNLFMMIAAVVGVIYFIQPESKNFFGFFAMFMLLFTTTGIANGSVFRMIGVIFPPKEKAPVLGFSAAIAAYGAYVLPKCFGWSIESTGAVDTALYGFIAYYVTCILATYYWYFRKNAEVKC, encoded by the coding sequence ATGGTTGCAAATATCCAACAATGGAATCCAGAAGACAAACAATTCTGGGATTCACAGGGCAGGGCGGTTGCCAATCGTAATCTCTGGATTTCCATCCCGTGCTTATTACTAGCGTTCTCCACCTGGATGGTTTGGTCGGCGGTAGCGGTCAATCTCAATAGCATTGGGTTTAACTTTACCAAAGAACAGTTGTTTACGCTTGCCGCCGCACCAGGGCTTACGGGGGCAACGCTACGGATTGTCTATTCTTTTGTGGTGCCGATTTTTGGCGGGAAAACTTGGACGGTGTTCAGTACCGCCACCCTATTAATTCCGGCGATTGGTATTGGTCAGGCAGTGCAGGATCCGACTACCTCGTATGAAATTATGTTAATGCTAGCGCTTTTTTGTGGTTTTGGCGGCGGCAATTTTTCTTCCTCCATGTCAAACATCAGTTTTTTCTTTCCCAAGAAAAAACAGGGTACGGCACTTGGGTTGAATGCAGGTTTAGGAAATTTGGGCGTCAGTGTCCTGCAGTTTGTCGTTCCCATAGTGATTGGCTTGTCACTCTTCGGTGACATAGGCGGTGCGCCGCAAGTCATCACGCTGGCGAATGGCACAACAAAGCAAGTTTGGTTGCAGAATGCTGGGTATGTCTGGGTGATCCCCATTATCCTTTGCACGTTGGCAGCCTTATTGGGTATGGATAACCTTAAAGCTGCTAAAGTGCCGCTGAAGGATCAGTTGGTGATTTTCAAACGCAAGCACATGTATATCACCACATGGCTTTATGTCATGTCATTTGGTTCGTTCATCGGCTATGCGGCGGCGTTCCCGCTATTGATTAAAACACAGTTTGCCGGTGTTAATCCCTTGCAATACGCTTTTATAGGCCCGTTGCTTGGTGCCTTGATTCGTCCGGTCGGTGGATGGCTTTCGGATAAAACCAGTGGGGCGAGTGTTACGTTCTGGAATCTGTTTATGATGATTGCGGCTGTTGTGGGCGTAATTTACTTTATCCAGCCAGAAAGCAAAAATTTCTTCGGGTTCTTCGCCATGTTCATGCTGCTATTTACGACCACTGGTATAGCCAACGGATCAGTGTTCCGCATGATCGGCGTTATCTTTCCACCAAAAGAAAAAGCGCCAGTGCTGGGTTTCAGCGCGGCGATTGCAGCCTATGGTGCGTATGTCTTGCCCAAATGTTTCGGTTGGTCAATTGAGTCAACGGGAGCGGTAGATACGGCACTTTATGGTTTTATAGCTTATTATGTCACCTGTATATTGGCTACCTATTACTGGTATTTCCGCAAAAATGCGGAAGTAAAATGTTAA